The DNA window GACTTCAGGAAGCTTGAATGTGAGTTAGgtttggttgttgttgttgctggtCTTTATTCTGCTATTTTTCTAGTGCAGAAACTGTTTAATGCTATTatctttgctttctttctccCTATTTGATTCTCAGCTTCCAAGTGGCAAAGTATTGGGTCTGGCAAGATTTTTACTTGGCATTGGAATTCCAGGTGATGCCAAAGACTTGTTCAACCAAATAGATTCCTTGGCTTCCCTAGAGAGCAACTCGTAAGTGTGTTCTTAACTTAGTTCTCTGTGATTGTCAGCATTTTATATGTATGTTATGTAGAACTCGTTCTGATAATTGCTTGCCTAATATAAGGGAATCTGTAATATGTGATTGGtccattaaaagaaaacaaatttcagtGACTGCAGTTTCAGTGCTTCAAGAAAATGTGCTGTTTCCgtgaaaagaaatttcaaatatgttttatgagCTGCCTGCTGTCTCTTGCAACTCTAAGAGCAGAAGTTTGCCTTTAAAGCAAAAATTTAAACACTTCTTTGTAGActtgaacattattttttattttttagctataTGTTTGCATGTTAATTTTCCtcagttttatatattttgctttGTCCATTTCTTGGTTGAGAAAAGCCACAAGTAGGATAACATGATGTGGCTAGCTGTTATAATATTTAGTGCTAAATTTACTGAAAAGTTTGCAAATaacttctttattctttgttaTTCaagtatgattttattttgtgcaGGGTTTCCATTCCACTGATTCTATCGCTTCCAGCTACAGTTCTTTCATTGACTAAAAAGGACGCCCTTAAGGTGTGTTGCTGTGTGCATGCTAAGCATTTCGTGTGTTTGTGCACGCGTGCGTGCCAGCTCATGGGCTTTTCTGGTTATCATGCTTGgccattattattttattcttcctGTTTCTTAAATGTATTCTGGATAGTTTGGACtttgcaaaaattataattgatatcTTTCTTATTCTAtacatttttttagatttgcaaAAACTTCAGTTGTTATAAGGTTTTTGCATAAACTTGACCTCCTTCCTTTTAACCCATTTATTGAAATTAACGTTCCATATAATTGTAACCAGGTTAAGGTGAATACTGTGCTTGGTTCAAATGCACCTCCTTTGACAGTGAAACTTGTAGGAGTTTTTAGATCTGGTTCAAAGGACACTTCATTAATTGAGGGTCAGGTACAGTCTATTTCCTAACTTTAACCATGTGGAATCCATTTCAGTTCCTTTGTCTAGCTTTCATGTGGTGTTGTCTGCCCAGTCGAATTGGTGATCTGCCGGATGGTCAGCACTAATTGTTGTTGGTGTGATATAGGAACTCAAGTTCAACCCTGAAAGCACAGTCTATGCCTTGGATGCTTTGCCAAAGAGTATTGATGTTGGAAAATACACTTTTGTTTTTGAGGTATCCTTGTTTTCTTTGATGCATAAAGGCTTCTTTTCATCTGCCTTTACATCTGTATATGACAAGCTCAAACTCTTGCAGATGGTGCTTCATGATCCAGACCACTTAAACTTATATGCCACTGGAGGCCAAACTCGGATTCCAATATTTGTGACTGGAGTTGTCAAAGTTGACAGTGCAGAAATCTCAGTGCTTGATAGTGATCTTGGGAGCACAGAAACCAAGaagtatttttttacatttcccAGTTACAAATCAGAGTGCTTTCTAACTGTCACTGATTGTGATGTTGGATGCTTGTCATTGTGACCTTTTGggatttgttaaatttttatttacaatccTTTATTCAGCTCTGCTTTTGACTGAATTTGAACTACATGGCTTTAGTTTGGGTAATTCTAGTTCTTGGATCCATGCAGGATAGATTTAGCCGGGGAAAATACTGTATCATTATCTGCAAACCATCTTCAGAAGCTGCGCCTCTCTTTCCAATTGTCTACTTCTCTTGGTCATGCTTTTAAGCCACATCAGGTTAGTATTAAGCCTGTCTTTCTCTAGAATTGGTTTCTCTGTGATTTAGCTGTTCAGAGTTTCTTGGCTTGCAGGCAATTCTTAAGTTGACACATGAGACTAAGGTTGAGCATAGTTTTGTGGTGGGGAGCTCTGGAAAACAGTTTGAGATCAATCTAGTAAGTTCCCTCTGCAATGTTCTTCTCCCTTTTGTCCCTCCCTATTACGTGATCATGGACATGTTTTTGCAACTTTCTAGCTTAGGAACAAAATCTATCAAATGCATATGAATGTTGGCTTTTGGGTTTCTCATTGATATAAATTTGACTTGTTGGCTTTTGCCAACAATCACTTTACTTGGTTCCTAGCAATTTGATTCCAATTGTAAATTAGTGCAATGCTAACCAATTTCCCTCCTACCTGAAatgaagttgattttcttatcaCATGGTAATTATGGACTAATGAAAGTAAGCTTTATGAAGAAGATAATCTTGAATGCATGTCCAAAGGTTTAGTGGCATATTTTACCCCTAAACTATTTGGGTTGTGGCAAAATAAGGGCTGAACCGTCAATTTAGTCTATTGTATCCTCAAACTACTATTTAGTGGGCAAATTAAGGTCTACCATCAAATTTGACTGTGAAGACTAACTTTCAAAGTTTGACCATTAGTCtaaatgttataaataatattgttttggagcaatttgaatattttttttacggtGCATCATTTACCttctttgtaattatttttatctataaaaaaaattaattgcttCAAAACGTTATTTATAGCATTTAGATTAACAATCAAATTTGACGGCAGGCTTTAATTTGCTCAATAAATAGTAGTTTGAGGATACAAAAGACCAAATTGGTAGTTGAGGACTTGTTTTTCCACAACCCCAATGTTAAGAAGTAAAATATGCCAATTAATCCCATGTCCAGAGACTTTGAACACTTTTAAATTGCAACTAGcaataaaactaaatgataTGTCAATGAAATTACTATTCGATATTTGTGTAGCAATCATACATTGTCTCAGGGTCCTTGGTGAAAATGGCTCTTTTTGCTATGGCAAATCAATACACCTTTAGCGGAAGTAATTTTAGTGCAAGTCAGTTTAAGCCTTTATTGCTTGATAGTATAACACCCTTGCACATGCCAAGATTCATTACCACTTCGTTTCCAAATACTGCTAGTGTGCACCAGTATCGATTGCTTGGAAACAGACTCGCACACTATAACAAACCATTCAACCATCCATATTCTGTCTCTTTtgaagttttgttatttttcttatatttggcAATATGTCTCGCAGGATTTCCTTGGACTGGTTGagaaatttttctatttatcagGGAAATATAATGTTCAGCTCACTGTGGGTGATGCTGCTATGGTAAGCTTGATTTTTCTTACGAGGTTTTTACATTTGTATGGGTTGTTATATGACATGAGCatgatataatttgttttgtctATCTTTTTCAGGAAAATTCTTTCTTGAAGGCTATTGGTCACCTTGACCTAGATCTACCAGAACCACCTGAGAAGGCACCACAGCCACCGCCACAACCTCTTGAtcagaacttgagatatggtcCTAAAGCAGAGATAACTCACATCTTCAGGGTTCCTGAAAAGCTTCCACCTAAGGAGCTTTCTCATGCTTTCTTGGGTCTTACACTTTTTCCATTACTTGGGTTCTTAGTTGGGGTGAGTATTATATTATCTGACAGAGATTCTGGACACTTGAGCATTAACATAGATTTGCTCCCTTCTGAGTGTAATTGATTGAATCTTCCTAGTTACTTCTGTAATTCATTTGTTCTATCTAAATTGTCCCAACTTAGGATGCCCCATATAGTGCTTCCAGTATGACCTGGGCCTAGGAATTTGAGTGCTTATGTTGGAAAGATCTTTTGATTGCTGTGTTTATGCAGACACCTGCCGATATGGATGTGTTTTATTGTAATTCTGATTGAAAATACTCAATTGAACCTGTTGGTTTAGATGTTATTGCTAGAACTTGCTAGATGACATCAGGTGAGCATCAGGAGTTTAGACTACCCCTTTCTATTTGGACAGAGAAGGTATTGCACATTGCTTTCATTGACATTCTGGTGTGGAAAAGGAGTCAGGATTTCAAGTgtgcattgttatttttttctgccTAGTTTTCTCTTACTTGCCATCTTCTCTTCCCAATAAATAGGGACAAGGTACATAGGGGATGTGAATGAGTGGCATATGTTAACATGCCTTCTCCTCTTGACAGTTATTGCGTTTAGGGGTGAACCTGAAGAACTTCCCTTCCTCATCCGTTCCTGCCATGTTCGCTGTCCTCTTCCATCTCGGCATTGCAGCAGTTTTGTTGCTCTACGCACTTTTCTGGCTGAAGGTCAGTTTCGCACTTCATGCTTTTTATGTGCTCCTATTTGACGATTAACTTGTGATTCCTGCAAGGTTTCTAGTGCTTGTATTCACTGATGTGTGTTTGATATGCAACTTTTGATTGTTTGCTGGGGTATTAGtgatatttttcttctattagTGGTGTTAGAAGCATTTTGTTCCCGAAGAATTCaccctttcatttttattttttccgaGCAGTGGGATCTTTTCACAACACTGAAAGCTCTTGGTTTCTTGGGAGCTTTCCTGATGTTTGTTGGGCACAGAATCCTTTCACACCTGGCCTCTATGTCATCCAAGTTGAAATCTGCCTGAGGACGAGAGTTTGTTGCCAAAGTGACTGGAGACAGGAAATTTTCCTCGAAGTAAAACAGTTAGACATTTTGACTCAATTTTGTAGGGGATGTAAACTATCAATTATGTTATACCTGTTAAGATTTTGAGCACGAAATGAAATCGGGTTCATCTAtgttatgggtttttttccctttcaccGTTTAGACTTCCCCTTGGCTTTTCTATCTGTCCATGTGGGTTACGGTATACCCTAGTGTGGGGGTGAGGGGATGGATCAATCTTGCTGTAGGATGTGGGCTAGTTTAGTCTTAGGACACACCCTGCCGtgtgaagaaaagaataaagtgAAACTGTTTCTActttacataatattaatgGGTGGATGATGctgctggctggctggctggcatGCATGCATCAAGGGCTTGAGtagggttgttttttttaatgtgtattCTTCTATCCGCTTGGTTTCTTTCGGAAGTTAGCTGGTGGTTAAATAAACTCACACGGTTAGCTGGGAATATTACCAAGATAAAAGATCTGCGAGTTTCCTAGTGATGGGATGAATAAATAAAGTCTCGTTGCTTAGACTCTGGTAATTGGATAAAAGAACGTCGGTGTCCATGCCGGTGAGCAGTAACATTTGCTATAATTCTGTTGGAATCATGCAGTAATTTCCTGTACTCTATGATTCCGAGATGTTAATTTTCCTGTGGCCATGGTTCCATTGAAAAACATGTATTGATGTCGAATTATCAATGACACCAGGCATCTTCTTGAAGTATGCTAGGAATGCCCTTGTTGGACTCGGATGG is part of the Populus trichocarpa isolate Nisqually-1 chromosome 2, P.trichocarpa_v4.1, whole genome shotgun sequence genome and encodes:
- the LOC7479744 gene encoding dolichyl-diphosphooligosaccharide--protein glycosyltransferase subunit 2 isoform X1, which gives rise to MAGSLEGFLVLIVAALICSSSFASSIFQPISDSHRSAALELFTPRDGSFFSLEETYEALRTFEVLGIDKKSDIDTAACQSVLEILGSPSSALKDLFYALKVNGILKCDIEKDVFEGVASRLQATVSGAGALLDFYYSVGGLVLVKDQTSKDDLYLADAEGVFGSIKALSQSDGRWRYNSNNPESSTFAAGLALEALSGVVSLSSSEIDRSLIGTTKNDILKLFDSIEKYDDGAFYFDEKLVDAHEHQGPLSTTSSVVRGLTAFAAVTSGSLNLPSGKVLGLARFLLGIGIPGDAKDLFNQIDSLASLESNSVSIPLILSLPATVLSLTKKDALKVKVNTVLGSNAPPLTVKLVGVFRSGSKDTSLIEGQELKFNPESTVYALDALPKSIDVGKYTFVFEMVLHDPDHLNLYATGGQTRIPIFVTGVVKVDSAEISVLDSDLGSTETKKIDLAGENTVSLSANHLQKLRLSFQLSTSLGHAFKPHQAILKLTHETKVEHSFVVGSSGKQFEINLDFLGLVEKFFYLSGKYNVQLTVGDAAMENSFLKAIGHLDLDLPEPPEKAPQPPPQPLDQNLRYGPKAEITHIFRVPEKLPPKELSHAFLGLTLFPLLGFLVGLLRLGVNLKNFPSSSVPAMFAVLFHLGIAAVLLLYALFWLKWDLFTTLKALGFLGAFLMFVGHRILSHLASMSSKLKSA
- the LOC7479744 gene encoding dolichyl-diphosphooligosaccharide--protein glycosyltransferase subunit 2 isoform X2, whose translation is MAGSLEGFLVLIVAALICSSSFASSIFQPISDSHRSAALELFTPRDGSFFSLEETYEALRTFEVLGIDKKSDIDTAACQSVLEILGSPSSALKDLFYALKVNGILKCDIEKDVFEGVASRLQATVSGAGALLDFYYSVGGLVLVKDQTSKDDLYLADAEGVFGSIKALSQSDGRWRYNSNNPESSTFAAGLALEALSGVVSLSSSEIDRSLIGTTKNDILKLFDSIEKYDDGAFYFDEKLVDAHEHQGPLSTTSSVVRGLTAFAAVTSGSLNLPSGKVLGLARFLLGIGIPGDAKDLFNQIDSLASLESNSVSIPLILSLPATVLSLTKKDALKVKVNTVLGSNAPPLTVKLVGVFRSGSKDTSLIEGQELKFNPESTVYALDALPKSIDVGKYTFVFEMVLHDPDHLNLYATGGQTRIPIFVTGVVKVDSAEISVLDSDLGSTETKIDLAGENTVSLSANHLQKLRLSFQLSTSLGHAFKPHQAILKLTHETKVEHSFVVGSSGKQFEINLDFLGLVEKFFYLSGKYNVQLTVGDAAMENSFLKAIGHLDLDLPEPPEKAPQPPPQPLDQNLRYGPKAEITHIFRVPEKLPPKELSHAFLGLTLFPLLGFLVGLLRLGVNLKNFPSSSVPAMFAVLFHLGIAAVLLLYALFWLKWDLFTTLKALGFLGAFLMFVGHRILSHLASMSSKLKSA